TCTCGTCCCGGGAGAACCTGGCCGTCGGGGCCATAGGCACCCGTGCGAAACAGCGTGCCGGTCAGGAACAGCTGACCCTTGACTTCACGTACGGGGTTATCGACAAGTGCATCCTGCGTGCCCTGCGGGGGCAGGATTCCCTGATCCTGACAACGAGCAGCATGGCAGGGCGGGTAGTAACCCGCGTGGAGGAATACTGCCGGGAGAGCGGCAACACTATCACGGTAATCCCCCTGGATACTGCAGGCAGGTGCCAGAAATCGGATCTTACGAAAGATATAGGTGTAGGGCAGGATTCTTCAGACAAAAAAACCTGAACCCGCGTTGAATAACGACGGGGTGCCCGGATACGCTTATATCGTCGCTGATCACAGGAGGCATATAACCAGATGGAGGAATGCAGAATGAAAATTACTGATATTGCAAAGGTGGTCTCCGGCCCCAACCCGCACCATGTGGATGCACGGAAGATCTATGACACACCGTATGCTATGGCAGTTGTCATCACGCTCAAACCCGGCGAGGCGCTGAAAAAACATATCACGCCGGTCGATGTCTTCTTTTATGTGCTCGAAGGAACGGGTATTGTGGAGATAGGAGACGAGAGGCAGACTATAGGAAAGGACACGCTGGTAGAAAGCCCGGCAAGAATCCCGCACACGTGGTCCAATGAATCCTCGTCCGTGTTCCGCGTGCTCGTAGTGAAAGTGCCAAAACCCACCGAAGAGACCAAACTGCTATGAGGCAATGTCAGAAACGGTGAAAGCCGTAGTTGCCCGGCCTCTTTTTTTATCCCGAGGTGCGCCCGTCATGAACTGCAGGGTTGCATTATGAAAACAAATAAACCCTGACGAGCGGAAAAAAAGCTAATGAAAAATCCCTTCCACATCATGATCATCCCGACGCTGGGCTGCCCCGGCAGGTGCAAGTACTGCTGGAGTTCCGAGGAGGGGTCGCCGATCATGGGTATCGATACGGTAAAAGACGTGGTTGCGTGGCTTAAGGATTTCAGGAAGGATCGCGTCACATTCACGTTCCATGGGGGAGAACCGCTCCTTGCCGGTGCAGATTTCTACCGTCAGGCCCTTCCCATGCTTGCACATGAGCTGACAGAGTTAACCCCCGAATTCGCAATGCAGACCAACCTCTGGCGGATGACGCCGGAGATCGCGGATGTGCTGGCAGAGTA
Above is a window of uncultured Methanoregula sp. DNA encoding:
- a CDS encoding cupin domain-containing protein encodes the protein MKITDIAKVVSGPNPHHVDARKIYDTPYAMAVVITLKPGEALKKHITPVDVFFYVLEGTGIVEIGDERQTIGKDTLVESPARIPHTWSNESSSVFRVLVVKVPKPTEETKLL